In Burkholderia sp. WP9, a genomic segment contains:
- a CDS encoding helix-turn-helix domain-containing protein produces the protein MNDGKFEMLTKEDIATILKVSLRTVENWVADGLLPAPGTIGSRRRWHSGEFYAFIEQRYFHQRGQPLAPADAAAGVAHEVEVIGETPMPVKRTAPEKLNTVRRSKSSLQPAVNRMSSRSATDLARLNQ, from the coding sequence ATGAACGACGGTAAATTTGAAATGCTGACGAAGGAAGACATTGCCACCATCCTGAAGGTTTCCTTGCGGACAGTGGAAAATTGGGTCGCTGACGGCTTGCTGCCAGCGCCTGGGACCATCGGAAGCCGCCGTCGCTGGCATTCTGGGGAGTTTTATGCATTCATTGAACAAAGGTACTTTCACCAGCGCGGCCAGCCATTGGCGCCTGCCGACGCAGCGGCCGGCGTCGCACACGAAGTTGAAGTAATTGGAGAGACACCTATGCCTGTCAAGAGAACTGCCCCTGAGAAACTGAATACGGTGAGACGTAGTAAGTCAAGCCTGCAGCCCGCAGTGAACCGGATGTCATCCAGAAGTGCGACAGACCTTGCGCGGCTGAACCAATAA
- a CDS encoding helix-turn-helix domain-containing protein, whose translation MDDQGTFNAIELGRYLMQVRERSGVKQGDLAKRVSLSPAVLSRIESGERAVSVQEIQDILEQLATPEAEELSRALARAWKVLPRPSLDHPDQECLWLAEQVAVELAELRDKPDTPHAFERRLTEYIEELKRAAALLLKRDHQIALIGSIGIGKSTAICKMTGLETPREDGAMIPVLEVGGGGVTVCEVHLRTGPEFGVIVEPRSDDEIRQDVADLADHVLKGSGGDDEDGQSASESQGISKEVARALRNLAGLAVQRPKGPDGKRTTVDPAKSLAEEFPTQREFVVEVLTRMELHRRDRRDVWYDSACGKSPKAWLRETFSDINNGRHPEFTLPKRIEVVVPEQLLKASDLTVRIIDTKGIDRNVARQDIEGHLDDPHTLAVLCSGFPNAPGAEARLLLERAKEIGIRGLEANAALLILPRPGDALAMKDDATGIPVENTEEGYELKAEQAAMALEPLGMQRLAIGFYNANEDLSTRVQEFFIERLTYARDVFRDRIQQAVTGGRSLLKNHGEERVRAVLRDAGESLRAWTQIHSKVPSVSGHVQENLLAQIQNAYAATVRASVRREGEWPQLSYSHLIGFGARRLAVLALGKAVEGFAEHCKILAATPRYAEAVSLLAQAERVLSASYEELLRKAQLMGQTEFKDALRADSSFWQACISEWGKGYGYKTRVAEHNRVWFDDEARRTMEAELLSLIEREWTRALQGVTDLLEPSES comes from the coding sequence ATGGACGACCAAGGGACCTTTAACGCCATTGAGCTTGGGCGTTATCTGATGCAGGTGCGTGAGCGTAGCGGTGTCAAACAAGGCGACCTCGCGAAGCGGGTGTCGCTCAGCCCTGCTGTCCTCTCGCGGATTGAGAGCGGCGAGCGGGCGGTCAGCGTGCAGGAAATTCAGGACATCCTTGAACAGCTTGCGACCCCCGAGGCCGAAGAGCTCTCTCGGGCGCTCGCGCGTGCGTGGAAGGTGTTGCCGCGCCCATCGCTTGACCATCCTGACCAGGAGTGCCTTTGGTTGGCAGAACAAGTCGCTGTCGAGTTGGCCGAACTGCGGGACAAACCGGACACGCCGCACGCTTTCGAGCGCCGACTGACTGAATACATCGAAGAGTTGAAGCGGGCGGCGGCGCTTTTGCTCAAGCGCGACCATCAAATTGCGCTAATCGGCAGTATCGGCATAGGCAAGTCGACGGCGATTTGCAAGATGACTGGTCTTGAGACGCCTCGCGAAGACGGGGCGATGATTCCCGTACTTGAGGTTGGCGGCGGGGGTGTTACCGTCTGTGAGGTTCATCTGCGCACAGGCCCCGAGTTTGGGGTCATCGTTGAACCGCGGAGTGACGACGAGATTCGCCAAGACGTCGCTGACCTTGCAGACCATGTCCTCAAGGGAAGTGGAGGAGACGACGAGGATGGTCAGAGCGCATCTGAATCCCAGGGCATCTCAAAGGAGGTCGCCCGCGCATTGCGCAATTTGGCTGGACTGGCCGTGCAGCGGCCGAAGGGTCCGGACGGCAAGCGGACCACGGTTGACCCGGCAAAATCCCTCGCCGAAGAATTCCCTACGCAAAGGGAGTTCGTCGTCGAAGTTCTTACGCGCATGGAGTTGCATCGCCGTGACCGACGCGATGTCTGGTATGACAGCGCCTGCGGCAAGTCACCAAAAGCCTGGCTGCGCGAGACCTTTTCCGATATCAACAATGGTCGGCATCCCGAATTCACGCTACCGAAACGCATTGAGGTCGTTGTTCCGGAACAGCTATTGAAAGCGTCGGACCTAACCGTCCGCATCATTGACACGAAGGGAATTGACCGAAACGTCGCGCGCCAAGACATCGAAGGTCATCTTGATGACCCGCACACGCTCGCGGTACTTTGCTCCGGATTTCCCAATGCGCCGGGAGCAGAGGCACGCCTACTTCTTGAGCGCGCAAAGGAAATTGGCATCCGCGGGTTGGAGGCCAACGCCGCACTGCTGATTTTGCCGCGGCCGGGTGACGCGCTCGCGATGAAGGATGACGCGACCGGTATCCCGGTTGAAAACACGGAGGAAGGATATGAATTGAAGGCCGAGCAGGCTGCCATGGCCCTTGAACCTCTCGGCATGCAGCGGCTCGCAATTGGTTTCTACAATGCGAATGAAGACCTGTCCACGCGAGTTCAGGAATTCTTCATTGAGCGGCTCACGTACGCCCGCGATGTATTCCGCGACAGAATCCAGCAGGCTGTCACGGGAGGCCGTAGCCTGCTCAAAAATCACGGTGAAGAACGGGTTCGGGCAGTCCTCAGGGATGCCGGCGAGAGCCTGCGCGCTTGGACCCAAATTCACTCCAAGGTTCCGTCCGTAAGCGGTCACGTGCAGGAGAATCTGCTCGCTCAGATTCAGAATGCTTATGCGGCGACGGTACGAGCATCCGTGCGTCGAGAGGGGGAGTGGCCGCAATTGAGCTATTCGCACCTAATTGGATTTGGCGCGCGTCGGCTGGCTGTGCTTGCACTAGGGAAAGCGGTTGAAGGCTTTGCCGAGCATTGCAAGATTCTGGCTGCAACTCCTCGGTACGCGGAGGCAGTTTCACTTCTCGCCCAGGCTGAACGTGTGCTTTCCGCGTCGTACGAGGAACTGCTGCGCAAAGCTCAATTGATGGGCCAGACCGAATTCAAGGACGCACTCCGGGCTGACTCGTCCTTCTGGCAGGCATGCATCTCAGAATGGGGTAAGGGTTACGGGTATAAGACGCGTGTTGCCGAACATAACCGGGTATGGTTTGACGACGAAGCTCGGCGGACCATGGAAGCTGAGTTGCTCTCGCTCATCGAGCGTGAATGGACACGCGCGCTTCAAGGTGTTACGGACCTGCTGGAGCCCTCGGAATCTTAA
- a CDS encoding ATP-binding protein — MATLPSHTNNMTAEFFIERTATLKSSESGSHSRFLSDWQHLDAYVLLGEPGSGKTTAFKAEAKRMGDAAFYITARDFAVLELPAAAKGKTLFIDSLDERRTDSVSPFTALDEIRLSLQRAGYPRFRLSCREADWVRNGDVDLQAVSPSNTVEALWLNPLNDAEILELLGKLLPSTAVGAVEFLEEARSRKLAPLLSNPLLLKLLVDVVQKADWPESRSATYAAACNLLVREHNRVHLMTRPVRNSMSAENLLAAAGKLSAVMLLSNSSAMQIGAPDTPVDGVFHIDDLPSGMNIDKATAIAALDTKLFSVDGDLRVPVHRTVGEYLAGHAIGELVTRHGLPLQRILAVMSVAGTQTVDVLRGVYAWLTLFCVKDREFLASRDPLGLVLYGDVKPFSVGQKTKLLMALQRVATENPWFRNENWEAHPFGALGTADMEPTFAHFLKDESREPGHEALVVCILDAIRYGETFPGLAGTFEEIARDSTRAQRVRLGAVAAWLRDGAFEQDAARRLLHDVSTGAVRDSNDEVLGELLDCLYPAHLLVREALACCRPAKQQNLIGQFRMFWAVEFNRRLPDEDLIPAIEALHELLSAPAVCDDIDTGSRAYDMTREVAARVLVRAVEAEGETIPASQLWKWLSIGLDKYGSAGLESSAIKFLSDWLSNRPEMQRRLVLERLAQMPGDAKPVRFDSLESCLYDAKRPADWYSWLLVQASASANDVFVENCVDRASFAAVNLHEKFEITLEHLEVWVAANRKRWPHAEQWMQRNTAWQLDSWQRRESERKQQVEGRRLEERTERQSNFGERLRGLLTGNSDSWLVREIALAYNEMFSNIQGETPLQRVADLLVVDIGVAEQAIGALKRLVVANDLPSLSSIISVGRKAGHSYNSSYPALLAARLCHSDGADVKSWKPSVVDALVGFYMMDAGAPLPDWLRALAEHNPGRVSDLMFSCWEGPLNDGRAPNIDTLRFLRDEEAPKILVTKLLPRVLNSMPGDPDERLLHFFNATLLPAAEQHLPRAATSAALAALLTKSELGAEFRLAVQMGLFAADPESQIGDIEITAVSRADGPYLLAKAIEQKGQSLQDALAAHPAIIARMIRVLASTTTSSISKSADDEDYNAPYDHQSAVLQRFAHLLGASTLPAAGLALHDLRQDPHMDSWRMWLGALLFQHDRNLKNHHYVPPTPVEVANVLANDAPANSRDMAELLRDQLAHIAGKIHFEETNQLDLFYDKDTNGVFIPKSENACRDVLLTLVRDPMALKAVQIEKESLAAAEKRADMQTSIIVQSSRRIVPVEIKKDNHPELWYAWRDQLEPRYMRNPDAEGVGVFIILWFGHKTKMGPNKEKPKTAKQMAEVMSALMPVEYAGHIVGLVIDLSRSLSRG; from the coding sequence TTGGCTACATTGCCGTCGCATACGAACAATATGACAGCCGAATTTTTCATCGAACGCACCGCGACACTCAAGAGCTCGGAGTCCGGAAGTCACTCACGGTTTCTTTCTGACTGGCAGCATTTAGACGCCTATGTCTTGCTAGGCGAGCCCGGGTCCGGGAAGACGACAGCCTTCAAGGCGGAGGCGAAACGGATGGGCGACGCGGCGTTTTACATCACCGCGCGCGACTTTGCGGTACTGGAGTTGCCCGCGGCCGCAAAAGGGAAAACCTTGTTCATCGATTCGCTGGATGAGCGCCGCACCGACTCGGTTTCACCGTTCACAGCACTTGATGAGATTCGCCTTTCCTTGCAAAGGGCCGGATATCCACGCTTTCGGCTGTCGTGCCGAGAGGCCGACTGGGTTCGGAATGGAGATGTAGACCTACAAGCCGTGTCGCCATCTAACACGGTGGAAGCGCTTTGGCTGAATCCGCTGAATGATGCAGAGATTCTTGAGCTTCTCGGGAAATTACTGCCTTCCACAGCTGTTGGCGCGGTTGAGTTCCTTGAGGAGGCACGGTCTCGAAAGCTGGCCCCTCTCCTTTCTAATCCGCTTCTATTGAAGCTTCTGGTAGATGTAGTTCAAAAGGCCGATTGGCCGGAGAGCCGAAGCGCCACCTACGCGGCCGCGTGCAACCTGCTTGTGCGGGAGCACAATCGCGTGCACCTGATGACGCGCCCCGTTCGAAATTCGATGAGCGCCGAGAACCTATTGGCAGCGGCTGGAAAACTGTCCGCAGTGATGCTGCTGTCGAACAGCTCGGCAATGCAGATTGGGGCCCCCGATACCCCTGTAGACGGTGTGTTTCATATTGACGATTTGCCGTCGGGTATGAACATCGATAAAGCGACGGCCATAGCTGCACTGGATACTAAGCTGTTCTCCGTTGACGGAGATTTGCGAGTGCCCGTGCACCGGACGGTCGGCGAATATCTTGCCGGACATGCAATCGGAGAGCTGGTAACACGTCACGGCCTGCCTTTGCAGCGAATTCTGGCTGTAATGAGTGTCGCTGGAACCCAAACGGTCGACGTGCTTAGAGGTGTTTATGCTTGGCTGACGCTCTTCTGTGTCAAGGACAGAGAGTTTCTGGCCTCGCGCGACCCTTTAGGTTTGGTACTTTACGGCGACGTTAAACCATTTTCCGTCGGTCAAAAGACGAAGCTGCTTATGGCGTTGCAGCGGGTTGCGACCGAAAATCCGTGGTTTCGCAACGAAAATTGGGAGGCACATCCTTTCGGCGCGCTTGGCACCGCAGACATGGAGCCGACATTTGCTCATTTCCTTAAAGACGAATCTCGGGAGCCAGGTCACGAAGCCTTGGTCGTATGCATTCTCGACGCTATTCGTTATGGCGAGACGTTTCCGGGCCTTGCCGGCACTTTCGAGGAAATAGCTCGAGATTCAACTCGGGCGCAAAGGGTGCGGCTTGGCGCAGTCGCGGCGTGGCTCCGCGACGGGGCATTCGAACAGGACGCCGCTCGCCGCTTACTGCACGATGTTTCGACGGGAGCGGTGAGGGACTCGAACGACGAGGTCCTCGGGGAGTTGCTGGACTGCCTTTACCCCGCGCATTTGTTGGTGAGAGAAGCTCTTGCGTGTTGCAGGCCAGCGAAGCAGCAAAATCTAATCGGTCAGTTCAGGATGTTCTGGGCGGTCGAGTTCAATCGTCGCCTTCCGGACGAGGATTTGATACCAGCGATTGAGGCACTCCACGAGCTTCTTTCCGCACCGGCCGTATGCGACGACATCGACACCGGTTCTCGCGCATACGACATGACTCGGGAAGTTGCGGCAAGGGTGCTGGTGCGCGCAGTGGAGGCCGAGGGCGAGACGATTCCGGCATCGCAACTGTGGAAGTGGTTGTCGATAGGACTCGACAAGTACGGCTCCGCTGGGCTCGAGTCATCAGCTATCAAGTTCCTTAGTGACTGGTTAAGCAATCGTCCCGAGATGCAACGGCGGCTCGTCTTGGAGAGACTCGCACAAATGCCAGGAGACGCGAAGCCCGTCCGCTTCGACAGTCTCGAGAGCTGTCTATACGATGCAAAACGCCCCGCGGACTGGTACAGCTGGCTTCTTGTGCAGGCCAGCGCTTCTGCCAATGACGTGTTTGTTGAGAACTGCGTTGACCGGGCCTCATTTGCTGCTGTGAATTTGCATGAGAAGTTCGAAATCACGTTGGAGCATCTTGAGGTGTGGGTGGCTGCGAATCGAAAGCGATGGCCACATGCCGAACAGTGGATGCAGCGGAACACGGCTTGGCAGCTCGACTCCTGGCAACGACGGGAATCTGAACGCAAACAGCAAGTCGAGGGCCGTCGCCTAGAGGAGCGCACGGAGAGGCAAAGCAATTTTGGGGAACGCCTGCGCGGTCTTTTGACCGGGAACAGCGATAGCTGGCTGGTACGGGAAATTGCGTTAGCGTATAACGAAATGTTCTCAAACATCCAAGGTGAAACGCCGCTGCAACGCGTGGCCGACCTGCTCGTTGTGGACATTGGCGTCGCTGAGCAGGCAATTGGGGCGTTGAAGCGGCTCGTCGTCGCCAACGACTTGCCATCCTTGAGCAGCATTATTTCCGTGGGCCGAAAGGCGGGACACTCGTACAACTCCTCTTACCCCGCATTGCTTGCGGCGAGACTCTGCCATTCCGACGGTGCTGATGTGAAATCGTGGAAGCCGAGCGTCGTCGATGCTTTGGTCGGCTTCTACATGATGGATGCTGGGGCGCCACTTCCAGACTGGCTACGGGCACTGGCCGAACATAATCCAGGCCGGGTTTCGGACCTGATGTTCAGTTGCTGGGAGGGGCCGCTAAACGATGGTCGGGCTCCCAACATCGATACCCTTCGCTTCCTGAGGGACGAAGAAGCTCCAAAAATTTTGGTCACGAAGCTTCTGCCGCGTGTTCTTAATAGCATGCCGGGGGACCCGGACGAACGTTTGCTCCATTTCTTCAACGCCACACTGCTTCCGGCAGCGGAGCAACATCTGCCACGAGCCGCCACATCAGCTGCGTTGGCGGCTCTTCTTACGAAGTCGGAACTCGGCGCCGAATTCCGGTTGGCAGTGCAAATGGGACTGTTCGCCGCGGACCCTGAAAGTCAAATTGGCGACATCGAAATTACTGCGGTGAGTCGAGCGGACGGACCATACCTTTTGGCAAAAGCAATCGAGCAGAAAGGACAAAGCCTCCAAGACGCGCTGGCGGCGCATCCCGCTATCATTGCTCGCATGATTCGGGTGCTCGCGTCGACAACGACTTCGTCTATATCTAAATCGGCGGACGACGAAGACTACAACGCACCATACGACCATCAGAGCGCCGTGCTACAACGATTTGCTCACCTTCTTGGCGCATCGACGTTGCCCGCTGCAGGGCTGGCGCTGCACGACCTGCGTCAAGACCCCCACATGGACTCATGGCGAATGTGGCTTGGCGCTTTGCTCTTCCAGCACGACCGGAACCTCAAAAACCACCACTACGTACCTCCGACGCCGGTGGAGGTGGCGAATGTTCTCGCCAACGATGCCCCCGCGAATTCCAGAGATATGGCCGAGCTATTGCGAGACCAGCTCGCTCATATCGCAGGCAAAATTCATTTTGAAGAGACGAATCAGCTGGACTTGTTTTATGACAAGGACACAAACGGTGTCTTTATCCCTAAAAGCGAAAATGCTTGCCGGGACGTGTTGCTTACCTTAGTGCGCGACCCGATGGCGCTGAAGGCGGTGCAAATCGAGAAGGAAAGTCTCGCGGCCGCCGAGAAGCGCGCGGACATGCAGACGAGCATAATCGTCCAGAGTAGTCGTCGCATTGTCCCGGTCGAGATAAAGAAGGACAATCATCCCGAGCTCTGGTATGCCTGGCGCGACCAGCTCGAGCCTCGCTATATGCGCAATCCAGATGCTGAAGGAGTAGGCGTGTTCATCATTCTTTGGTTTGGTCACAAGACGAAGATGGGGCCGAACAAAGAAAAGCCAAAAACGGCCAAACAGATGGCAGAAGTGATGAGTGCCCTCATGCCCGTCGAATATGCCGGTCACATCGTCGGACTTGTTATCGACCTGTCGCGGAGCTTGTCAAGAGGATAG
- a CDS encoding site-specific integrase, translating into MKKHCDFSDLQNVRYHVKLCHNEGEGDIWQLFESQPEPEMQQNYREVIARRKHELLASINSPDPAETQVFRNNLSTLHSFLAFFGKTEDSPVGREMLHGFDERLQAYLDSLSVAPRTKSDRRSHLRAWQRSILDAQLPASRESTDAKSTSIFHQALREAISASGYAPKTLARRAGASVSAIQRWMKGALPNCRAFPSVNRIEAELGMPRDALLALVSKASRDAQTQTQRTRTFPIGFRERLQANTKSPYILHARQMTPEFLSEWDDFYEYKTQRSPQLVRSSRGSWRVLPLEKIVDRLPPYARRGKTGCVTANITMNMVRSFAGFLCLPKDAGGRGVPVTDAQTLAWLVVPKAIDGFLDFRSDRSAGLIHKGHANFCKFGASMTHPLTGYLTQQPAFAMKLPDGTLSGSWSDACAQAYRLYQQWIRDATDTSRKPDEPIQGLLNLAEPLAPVMRAVEQLDRLAAQAAPGSLEEARHKRDALLLSMLIANPLRARNFILMTWNDNGTGSLYHRENGQWRLRFGAGDFKNDRHAKKTDYDAPLPSALSDRIEEYLYDYRPRLIRDNPTCASVFPGQTGKIFYGLSKHVFQITQRHIPETPGFGTHAMRHVVATDWLRTHPNDFLTAAQLLHDRLETVLKEYAHLRQDEAFNRFEEHLDAVGRAMKR; encoded by the coding sequence ATGAAAAAGCATTGCGATTTCAGTGACTTACAGAATGTCCGTTACCACGTCAAACTATGCCATAACGAGGGCGAGGGAGACATATGGCAGCTTTTTGAGAGTCAACCTGAGCCGGAAATGCAGCAGAACTACCGTGAAGTAATCGCTCGCAGAAAACATGAACTGCTAGCCAGCATAAATTCGCCTGACCCGGCAGAGACTCAAGTCTTCCGAAACAATCTTTCAACGCTTCACTCGTTCCTCGCCTTCTTTGGCAAAACAGAAGACTCGCCTGTTGGACGGGAGATGCTTCACGGCTTCGATGAGAGACTTCAGGCGTACCTGGACTCATTAAGCGTGGCGCCCCGCACGAAAAGCGACCGGCGCAGTCATCTTCGTGCCTGGCAGCGCAGTATCTTAGACGCCCAGTTGCCGGCCTCACGCGAATCGACAGATGCGAAATCGACCAGCATCTTTCATCAAGCGCTTCGCGAAGCGATATCCGCCTCGGGCTACGCGCCCAAGACGCTCGCCAGGCGCGCCGGCGCATCGGTTTCAGCCATCCAACGGTGGATGAAAGGAGCGCTCCCGAACTGTCGGGCCTTCCCGTCGGTCAATCGCATCGAGGCTGAACTGGGGATGCCACGTGATGCACTGCTCGCCTTGGTGTCGAAGGCATCCCGCGATGCACAGACTCAAACACAGCGGACTCGCACATTCCCAATTGGTTTTCGGGAACGCCTGCAGGCAAATACCAAGAGCCCCTACATCTTGCATGCGAGGCAGATGACCCCAGAATTCCTCTCCGAGTGGGACGACTTCTACGAGTACAAGACCCAGCGAAGCCCGCAACTCGTACGCTCGAGCCGAGGGTCATGGCGAGTGCTTCCACTTGAGAAAATTGTGGACAGACTTCCGCCTTACGCACGTCGAGGCAAGACGGGATGCGTCACTGCCAACATCACGATGAACATGGTCCGCAGTTTTGCTGGCTTCCTCTGCCTGCCGAAAGACGCTGGTGGCCGGGGCGTTCCGGTAACCGACGCCCAGACGCTCGCCTGGCTGGTTGTTCCGAAAGCCATCGACGGCTTCCTCGATTTCCGAAGCGACCGCTCGGCCGGCCTGATACACAAAGGCCATGCGAACTTTTGCAAGTTCGGCGCCAGCATGACTCATCCTTTGACGGGGTACCTGACCCAACAGCCAGCGTTCGCGATGAAGCTACCCGACGGGACGCTCAGTGGGAGTTGGAGCGATGCATGTGCCCAAGCTTATCGGCTTTACCAACAGTGGATACGGGACGCTACGGATACATCGCGGAAGCCAGATGAGCCCATCCAGGGCCTGCTCAACCTGGCAGAGCCGCTCGCGCCTGTCATGCGTGCCGTCGAGCAACTGGACCGGCTCGCGGCCCAGGCCGCCCCTGGAAGCCTGGAGGAGGCACGGCATAAGCGGGACGCGCTCCTTCTGTCGATGCTGATTGCAAATCCGCTCAGGGCGCGCAACTTTATCTTGATGACATGGAACGACAACGGCACCGGGTCGCTCTATCACCGCGAGAATGGACAATGGCGCTTGAGATTCGGTGCTGGTGATTTCAAAAATGACCGACATGCCAAAAAGACCGACTACGATGCGCCACTTCCCAGTGCGCTAAGTGACCGAATCGAGGAATATCTGTATGACTACCGGCCGCGCCTCATCAGAGATAATCCTACGTGTGCTTCGGTTTTCCCGGGCCAAACAGGGAAAATCTTTTATGGATTGAGCAAACACGTCTTTCAAATCACGCAGCGTCACATACCGGAAACTCCCGGCTTTGGCACGCATGCAATGCGCCACGTGGTGGCAACTGACTGGCTCAGAACGCACCCCAACGACTTTCTCACAGCGGCCCAACTGCTCCACGACAGGCTTGAAACCGTCTTGAAGGAATATGCGCATCTCAGGCAGGACGAGGCTTTCAATCGCTTCGAAGAACATCTGGACGCAGTGGGTCGGGCGATGAAGAGATGA
- a CDS encoding helix-turn-helix transcriptional regulator gives MSKIAPEPNRARQLVAANLRRLRRQAGYSQEALATAAGFHRTYVSQIERCKLNVTIDAMWRLSELLGAQVSEFLAEVTES, from the coding sequence ATGTCTAAAATTGCACCAGAACCGAATCGCGCTCGCCAGCTTGTGGCGGCAAATTTAAGGCGACTGCGTCGTCAGGCAGGCTATTCGCAGGAAGCGCTGGCAACAGCGGCAGGTTTCCATCGCACCTATGTAAGCCAAATTGAGCGGTGCAAGCTCAACGTCACAATCGACGCGATGTGGAGGCTCTCTGAGTTGCTCGGGGCGCAGGTGAGCGAGTTTTTGGCTGAAGTTACGGAATCGTAG
- a CDS encoding HAD domain-containing protein, translating to MIKPVEQSQQLLAAAPTLYLNYGGVLNAGHGLLDANAVITLDSGRPPFEYAPCLVDVLAPWPQVQIIVTTSWLQTLGAEKTIALLPDELRRRVVGTTLGTPPRLGEIKDGTAKTMSVIRHAAKHGLTRWLALDDEAWGVPSDFEQHFLHTNPDTALGAPGAGKQLREWLAANCLCG from the coding sequence ATGATAAAGCCTGTCGAACAGTCGCAACAGTTGCTCGCTGCCGCACCAACGCTCTACTTGAACTACGGGGGCGTGCTAAATGCCGGTCACGGCTTGTTGGACGCCAACGCCGTCATAACTTTGGATTCAGGTCGGCCGCCGTTCGAGTACGCACCCTGTCTTGTGGACGTCCTCGCGCCGTGGCCACAAGTGCAAATCATTGTGACCACATCCTGGTTGCAGACGCTCGGTGCCGAGAAGACCATCGCATTGCTACCAGACGAGTTGCGCCGCAGAGTGGTGGGTACGACGCTCGGAACGCCACCTCGATTAGGTGAAATCAAGGACGGTACTGCGAAAACAATGTCCGTTATTCGTCACGCAGCCAAACACGGACTGACGCGATGGTTGGCGCTCGACGACGAAGCCTGGGGAGTGCCATCGGACTTTGAGCAGCATTTCTTGCACACAAACCCGGACACCGCACTGGGCGCGCCGGGAGCGGGCAAACAGTTACGAGAGTGGCTGGCTGCGAACTGCCTCTGTGGCTGA
- a CDS encoding DUF6088 family protein, which translates to MTKLTDLLPEENVVASRAKGLRMKVEDRVTAFIAGCEGVVILRSELAGLGSPAQLGRVLRKFVQTRKLVRVSWGSYVKTRLNRYNGQLGPTATFEEIAAEVFRKLKIDVEPGELARDYNAGRTTQVPMLAVVDTGKRRISRKIQVGSRSVSYERERVNERKRSGA; encoded by the coding sequence ATGACCAAGCTAACAGACTTACTTCCAGAAGAAAACGTCGTGGCCTCTCGAGCAAAAGGTCTCAGGATGAAAGTTGAGGACCGGGTCACGGCTTTCATTGCTGGATGTGAAGGAGTTGTCATTCTCCGCTCTGAACTTGCAGGTCTGGGAAGTCCAGCGCAGTTAGGGCGCGTTCTACGCAAATTCGTCCAGACGCGCAAGCTTGTCCGCGTAAGTTGGGGAAGTTACGTGAAAACGCGCTTGAATCGGTACAACGGGCAGCTCGGCCCTACCGCGACTTTTGAAGAAATCGCTGCGGAAGTCTTCCGAAAGCTGAAAATCGATGTCGAGCCCGGTGAGCTCGCCCGTGACTACAACGCAGGCCGAACAACGCAAGTGCCCATGCTTGCGGTAGTAGACACCGGGAAGCGTCGCATTAGTCGAAAGATACAGGTTGGAAGCAGAAGCGTTTCTTACGAGCGCGAACGCGTGAACGAGCGCAAGCGTTCGGGAGCATAA
- a CDS encoding DUF2442 domain-containing protein, with amino-acid sequence MISRIRPIAVEVIVDDKNLTVLLKHGGTLRLPLRLFPKLWVATPEQRINVRISESGAGLHWDQLGEYVSVSELMRDAARRHRDERLSSPVPADFPWDPTPALLSGTQPKLAVRRIEGRFVVGLTAEERYARWDMCEDLAQQLVPKTLKDAAKFPMHSRDVTLRRMRRAIEGKHWTERIETDWLIERLRSLLGW; translated from the coding sequence ATGATAAGCCGCATTCGACCGATAGCAGTCGAAGTAATCGTCGATGATAAAAATCTGACCGTCCTCCTAAAACACGGGGGCACGTTGCGACTTCCGCTGCGATTGTTCCCAAAATTGTGGGTGGCGACCCCGGAGCAACGTATCAATGTCCGCATATCTGAGTCCGGTGCGGGTCTGCACTGGGACCAACTCGGTGAATATGTTAGCGTCAGCGAGTTGATGCGCGATGCTGCGAGGCGTCATCGCGACGAACGGCTGAGCTCTCCCGTGCCTGCGGATTTTCCGTGGGACCCAACGCCCGCGTTGCTGTCAGGAACGCAGCCAAAGCTTGCTGTAAGGCGGATTGAAGGCAGGTTTGTTGTCGGTCTAACAGCGGAGGAGAGGTACGCCCGGTGGGATATGTGCGAGGACTTGGCTCAGCAGTTGGTGCCAAAGACCTTGAAGGATGCGGCCAAATTTCCCATGCATTCGCGCGACGTCACCCTCAGGCGTATGAGGCGGGCGATTGAAGGCAAACACTGGACGGAGCGTATTGAGACGGATTGGCTTATTGAACGGCTGCGTAGCTTGTTAGGCTGGTAA